The region GGAAGTGAAGTACCTGGACATCAACAGTTCATTTAAGCTGAACATCCTTCCGAATCTATCGACCCTGGTTACGCTGGGGGAAGTGAGTTCTTCTTTCCGGAATGAAGATTTCACGCCATCGACCCTGACAACGGTGGTCAATGGGTCAAAACGAAACACTGCATCGCAGAGACTGGACGAGAATGATCAGAAAAGCTTTGAGTGGACGGGTAATTATGCGCTGGAAGTCCAGAAGCACGCCATTAAGTTACTGGGCGGTTACTCGTACCAATATTTTACGTCTTCCGGTTTCAACGCGTCCAACGAAAACTTCCCTTCCGATGTACTTACGTATAATAGTCTGGGTACGGGGCTCTGGAACTTACAGCAGGGCATCAATAACGTAGGCTCTTACCGGAACAACTCCAAGCTGGCGGCTTTCTTCGGACGCGTAAACTACGACTTCGACCAGAAGTATTACCTGTCGGCCAGTCTTCGCCGGGAGGGGTCGTCCAAGTTTGGCTACGATAACAAATGGGGGAATTTCCCGGCGGCATCGGTCGGCTGGCGCATCACGCAGGAAAAATTTGCGCAGGGTATCCCCGTGTTAAACGAACTGAAACTCCGTGCCGATTATGGCGTTACGGGCAACCAGGACTTCGGCAATTACCTCTCGCTGGATACGTACGGCGGTTACGGCTATTATCTCTACAACAACACATCGTATCAGGTTTGGGGACCCAGCCAGAACACCAACTACAATCTTCGCTGGGAAAAAGCCATCAACTTCAACGTGGGTGTCGACTTCGATCTGTTCAAGAACAGCCGCTTAACGGGTAGCCTGAACTACTACGTGCGGACCAACAAAGATTTGCTGGGGTCCTATGCCGTACCTAACCCGCCAAACGTACAGGGATCGACCTTTGCCAACGTGGGTACCATGCAGAATTTGGGTCTGGAAATCCAGCTGAACGCGGCTGTGGTCAACAAAAAGGACTTTAGTTATAATTTAACTTTTGCCGGAGCGACAAACAGCAACAAGTTCGTTTCATTCTCCAGCGAAGCGTTTAAAGGACAAACGTATATCGACGTATTAGGTATGCCCGCCCCTGGTAGCCCCGGCAACGCGCAGCGCCTTCAGGAAAACACTCGGATCGGCAGCTTTTATATGCTTCGGTCGGCTGGAGTCGATGAAACCGGCGCGTTACTGGTCTATAAAAAGAACGGCGATGTTATCCAGGCCAATAAAGCCAGCAACGACGATAAACAGTTTGTCGGAAATGGCCTGCCCAAGTTCACGGCGGGGCTGACCAATACCTTCAAATACCGGAAATGGGATTTGAGCGTCTTTCTACGTGGCTCGTTTGGTTACCAGATTTTCAACACGTATGCGTTCTATCTGGGAACACCGGCCACCCAGCAGAATATCAATACGCTTACCTCGGCTTATAACGGAAGCAAGTACTCAAAGCTGAGCAACACTGCTACCTATTCCTCGCTGTCCGATTACTTTCTGGAGCCCGGTAGCTTCATCAAAGTCGATAATATAACGCTGAGCTACACGCAGCCTTTTACAAGCAAATTCCTGCGCTCGGCGCGTATTTATGCAACAACCCGCAATCTGCTCACCATCACCAAGTTCACCGGTGGCGATCCTGACTTAGTTCAGATAAACGGCTTGTATCCGGGAATCAATCAACGTAATGATAACGGCAATATCGTTGGTACACTGAATTACTTCCCATCAACGACCCAACTCCTGCTGGGCCTTCAGGTCACCTTTTAATTAGTTAGTCAACTTATGAAACGATCCCAATTTTTCAATACCATACGCAGTGCATCCGTCGCTCTATTGCTCGTTATGGCCGCTGGCTGTACGAATCTGGACGAGGTACTTTCTGACCGGATCACATCCGGCAACTTCCTCCAAACGAAAGAAGATGTCATTCGCGACTTTCTGCGTCCTTTCGAGCACAGCTACTGGACCATTCAGGGCGGGTCGACATTTATGCTTCAGGAAGACAGCTCAGATGAACTGATGACGCCGAACCGGCAGGGCGACTGGTTCGACGGCGGGCAATTCCAGCGGGTACATAACCATACCTGGACGCCCAACGACGGCTATACAAATGATGCCTGGAATGCGCTGTACGGCGGGGTTACGCTGGCCACCAACACCCTGGAAGATTTGCAGGGCATTACCGACCCGGCCAAGTTCAACATGACGCAGGCCGAACTGGACGATATGATTGCCGAAGTCCGCACCCTGCGAGCCTGGCTCAACCTGCGGCTGTTGGATTTTTATCGCAACATTGTGCTGGTTAAAAAAGTGAAAGGCGAATCGCAGGGAGGTCCGCAGGCATCTCCGCAGGAAGCGTTTAGCTTCATTGAGCAGGAGTTGAAAGAGTCGATCCCCAACTTGCCGACCCGGCAAAGTCTGGGTGCCAATGCCATTGGCCGCTGGACCCAGGGCGGAGCTGCGGCCCTGCTGGTTCGGCTGTATCTGAACGCGAAAGTGTATACCGGTACCGATCATTTTACGGATTGTGCTACCGTGTGCACCGATATTCTGGCGGGTAAATACGGCCAGTACGCGCTGGAAAGTCGCTGGGATGCGCCTTTCGACTACACTAATCCCACATCGGGCGAAACGGTCTTTGGTTTTCCGGGTAGTTTCGGGCTTACGCACTGGCAATACGATGGCGGCATGTACTTCTGGATGCTGCCGGTCAATGCAACCTTTTACTTCGGGTTCACGGATTTTGGCACGGCCAATCCTAAATACGCGCTGCAACCGGGCCGGGATGTCGACAGTACCGAATACAGCTTCGCGCTGGGTAAGCCGTTTGTAAAGTTCCAGAAATACCCGGACGATGTTCGCCTGAAGACCTACAAAAACCTGGGTAACAGCAAACGGGAAGGCATGTTTTTGCAAGGCTACCTGCCTTACATCAATTCAAGCGGGAAAGTTGATACGGTACGGTCAACGAAAGGGCCTTATCCGTTGTTTTTCCGCGATCAGGTCGGTATGTTCCTGGGGGCCAAACCCGGAACGAAGATTGCCGACAAGACCTCGAACATGAACAATGCCGACCAGAATTCAGGCATTACACCGGTTAAGTACCCCTATTACCCAAGCAGCGACCTGAACAAAATTTCGTCGGCCTACGCTGAAATACGTCTGGCCGAAATCTATTACTCACTGGCCGAGTGCAAATACCGGGCGGGCGATAAGGCCGGGGCTGCGGTGCTTCTGAACACGGTTCGGGCCCGGAATTACCCGACCGGCTCACCCAGCCTGTACAAACCCGATGGCAGCCAGCTGACCGATCAGGAGATGCTGGATGAATGGGGCCGCGAATTTCTGGTAGAAGGCCGTCGGCGTACCGACTTAATTCGCTGGGGCGTGTTCAATACAGGCACCTGGTGGGATAAGCAGCCGGATGCAGATAACCACACGGCTATTTTCCCAATCGGTCAAAACGTGCTCAACGTCTCCCCGCAGTTGAAGCAAAACCCCGGTTATTAATTGCAGGATTGAACACAGAGGCACGGAGGGCACAGAGTTAATCTTTTACTCTCTGTGCCCTCCGTGCCTCTGTGTTCAATCAATTTATTTAAGTACCCTTCACAACCTTGGGCTTACTTCAACCGATAATTTACACCAATGCTGGTTTGCCAGCGGTTATAGTCCGGGGTTAAATAAGAAGACTGTAACCAGTTTCTTTCGGCGGTTGCCTCCAGAGACCAGCGCTTTCCTAATCGGTAATGTGCTCCCAAACCGGCACTGGTTTGCCAATTGTTATTGTGTATCCCGTTCTTGTAAGCGGCTGGGTCTACGGGATCATATTTGTCATACTTGCTCTGCCCATACGCTGCGCCGAGTTGAGCAAAAAGCGCAAACCGGCCACTCCGCAGGAAGTAATATCGGGTTGACAAGCCCGCGCCCAAATAAGAGAAGGAATAAAACGAGTTCGACTGTATGTAACGCCCTTCGAGCGCTACCGACCATCCATCGGCAAGAAAATATTGAATTCGGGGGGTATAGACGTTAGTTGTCGAATAACTCCCTTTATAACCCTGGCCAGCAGACAACCCTACATGCAGGTGCCCCTTCCCCAGTAAGTCCAGCTGATGTCTGTCAGGAGTTATCTGGGCTAATCCGAGCAGGGGAAAGAAAAGGCCTATCAGTACTACGCAATGTTTCATTATGATCATGTTTTGGTTTGTCAATAGACATTGGCATGATCCTATTGGTTGTAATGCGTTCGGCTTTTTAGGCTTTTTTAACTACCTGTTTCTTTGTCCAGTAAATCATGGTTTTGGCCGTTTCTACGGTTTCGTTGCGGTCTGGCCAGATCATTTCACTTTGCAGACTGCTATCTCGCTGGTAACCGCGCTTTTGCCAGAATTCGTCGAGGGGCCGATAGTCGGCCGGACGCAGCGGATGGTCTTCGGGACGTTGCACGGCGCAGAAACAGGTCATTGTACACTGTGCAAATTTTTGGGCATGGGCTTCGCGCTCATCGAAGAAGCGATTCCCGAGGCCCAGCCCCCGGTAGGCAGGCAACAGGACACTCTCCCCAAAATAAAAGACCGTATCGAGCTCGTATCCCGCCTTTTGGAAAGGCATCTGCACTTCAGGGGCTTCGTCAGGCAGAGGAATGGCCGTTGTAGCGCCAACCATTTGGTTGCCATCGTAAACGGCGAACAAAAAAGCACGTTCGGAGCGGGCGTAGGTTTCCAGATAGTTCTTCTCGTACGCCATTGACCCCTCGTACAAATACGGGAAGTCGTAGAATACCGCAATACGCAGGGCCGCTAAATCGTCGAAAACCGTCCGAAACGCAGCTCCCTCAAGCCGACGGTATGTGAGGGATAAAAGATCTGGCGAAGACAAAACAGGTGTAGTTTATTAATTGCCCAACACCAGCGACTCCCAGTGCGGCAAATTATAGTAGGTTGTAATCCGGGTGATTTTTCCGTCCATTACCTCAAGAAACGAACCGGCGGGCAGCACATACGTTTGGCCGGTAGCCGGTGGTAAATCGCCGTCGGTTTTCTTGTACACCCCGTTCACAACGAACTCGCAGCCTATACGGGTGCCCGTTGGCTCCGTCAGAATGACCATATCGGTTAGGGTTTCATTGTAACAGTCGTCCATATGCTGGAGAAACTGACTGAACTTCTCTTTCCCGATTCGCGTATCGCCCTGGTTGCTATCGTGGCGGACATCCGGGTGAATCAGGTCAAGCATTGTCTTCCAATCTTTACGATTAAAGGCTTCGTAGTACTTGAAAACGGTATCAAAAGCAGTCATGAAATGTGAGAATTAACGAACAAAGATATAAGGTTTGAGGCCTAAATACATTCTATGTTACCATGAACCTCCTTAATGGGCTGCTTATACAAAGATCAAATTCCCATTGACAAGCGCTCGTTGATAATTGGGCAGGTCGAATTGGTAGAGATAGGGCGATTTATGGGCTTTACCCGTCCGGCGTTCATCCAGCCGGGTCAGGATGCTTAAGCCCGTAATTTTCTTATGAAAGTTTCTCGAATCGAGCGGTCGCCCCAGCACGGCTTCGTATAGCCGCTGTAGTTCGGGAATGGTAAACTTTTCGGGCATCAGGTTTAGACCAATAGGCTGCCAGTTCAGTTGCAGACGAAGAGTCTGAAGGGCAACATGGATAATTCGGCAGTGATCATACAGCAACGAGGGCAACTCCCCTACGTCGAACCAGCCACATACATCGGACAGAAAATCGGCCGTGGGAGTTACTTTTGTGTAATCGACCAGCGCGTAGTAGCCCATCGAAATGGTGCGGTCGGGCCAGGAACCGGAAAACGGCATAGGCATTTTCTGGCGTTGCCAGGTATCCTCCCGGTCGTAGCGGTTGGCTTCGCCAAACAAGTGAAACTGCTGTAGAAATAGCTCGTTCAGGCCCGTCCGCTCGTGCAGCACCCGACCGGCGGCATCGTCCACCGATTCTGTTTTACAGATAAACCCGCCCGGCAAACACCATTCATCCGTGCCTTTCCAGCGCAGCAGCAACACTTTAAGCCGGGTATCATGGAAACCAAAGATGACACAGTCGAGCGATACGCCCAATACACAGTCGTTGGCGATGGTTTTATAATACGAAATGAGCTTGTCGGAGTAGGTCATACGCAAGGGCAACTTTCTTTATGTTAATCGTACACATAGAGAACGAATTCACGTATAATTACTGGTATTTTCTGATTTAGCCAATCTTTGTCGATAGCCTGTCGGTAATTCTCACCCACAAATTGCCAGTCCTCTGGGCATAGGTCATAAGGACGCGAGTAGCTTCTGGATAGCAAGGGTAAATCGGTAGCTTTCCACATGCCTGGAGCTTCGTCTTTATGGCTGGCATTTTAATAGATGATTTATTAGCAGAAACCGTTAATTTTAATTCAATTTTTTTGGTTCGTAGCTATAACATAAAGACTTTCCCCATTTACACCTTATCCCTACAGGTTATGGCCTTAGTAAAATTAACTATTAACAATCAACCACATACGATTGATGTAGACCCGGAGATGCCTCTCCTCTGGGCCATTCGTGATGTCGTTGGCCTGACCGGCACTAAATTCGGTTGTGGCATTGCGCAATGCGGGGCCTGTACGGTTCACCTCGACGGAGCACCCATCCGCTCGTGCAGCTATCCGGCATCGGCCGCAGCCGGGCACAAAATTACCACCATTGAGGGACTGTCGAAAAACGCCGATCACCCCATTCAGAAAGCCTGGATAGAACACCAGGTGCCGCAGTGCGGCTATTGCCAGTCCGGGCAGATCATGTCGGCGGTGGCGTTGCTGAAGCAAAATCCCAAACCATCCGACGAAGACATTGATACCGCCATGCAGGGTAACATTTGCCGCTGCGGCACGTACGAGCGTATTCGGAAAGCCATTCACTCGGCTTCGGCAGAGATGGCCAGCGCACCTAAAATGCCTAAATCAACCCCTAAAATCGGCAAGCTATGAGCACGACTCCTACCAGCACTGAAACCGGCACAAGCCGCCGGAACTTCCTAAAAGCTGCGGGCCTTAGCGGAGCGGCTTTTGCCCTGGGCTTTTCGTCAGTCGATTCCTTCGCCAGCCCTGTACTGAACCTAAGCGGTCAGTCGGGTCTTGCGCTGCCCGAATCCGTTGAACTGAATCCTTACATACTCATTGAAAAGTCGGGACGTATTGTTCTGATGAACCCACGACCCGAAATTGGTCAGGGAACCTACCAATCCATTCCGGCGCTCATTGCCGAAGAACTGGAAGTGTCGCTCAACGACGTGACCATTCGGCAAACCGGTGGCGAAACCAAATACGGTGGTATGTGGTCGCAGGCGGTGGGTGGTAGTGGCTCCGTTCGGGGTGGCTACATGCAGATG is a window of Spirosoma linguale DSM 74 DNA encoding:
- a CDS encoding TonB-dependent receptor plug (PFAM: TonB-dependent receptor plug; Secretin/TonB short domain~KEGG: mxa:MXAN_4746 TonB-dependent receptor), which translates into the protein MKNVNSTLLRLMQLTGLQLLLAVLFMGVSWANDVSAQELLNRRISLVVRDQHIKTVLQSIEKAANVKFSYSPQIVRSRQLVSMRVQNSTLKEVLEKLLIPLNVNFSISGEQIILARTAEQSISIQAGEAVEEVEAPAERTITGVVSDEKGEGLPGVSVVVKGSPRGAVTDASGTYRLTIPDGTQTLVFSFVGYASQEVAVTSQSTLSVQLKPDVKSINEVVVVGYGSLNRKEVTSAVTHLSSSDLLRVGSNSPLMAIQGKVAGLSVTNTAAGDPNSTPSIQLRGVSSRSAGLGPLFVINGIPGGNLDNINQNEIESIDVLKGGAASAIYGTRGSNGVIVITTKKGSSESRIFYDGYSSFDYITNRLNLLNRDEFLANKRGVDLGGNTDWMKAVSRNPAFSQKHTLQFSGGNGQTNYFTSLDYRNATGIDLRSAKQEYGGRVNINHTSANNLYAITFTAAPRYTKTSLADYSGFNYALTLNPTQSLYDNAGKYAYITSGFFANNPVERAKSVLSGQEVKYLDINSSFKLNILPNLSTLVTLGEVSSSFRNEDFTPSTLTTVVNGSKRNTASQRLDENDQKSFEWTGNYALEVQKHAIKLLGGYSYQYFTSSGFNASNENFPSDVLTYNSLGTGLWNLQQGINNVGSYRNNSKLAAFFGRVNYDFDQKYYLSASLRREGSSKFGYDNKWGNFPAASVGWRITQEKFAQGIPVLNELKLRADYGVTGNQDFGNYLSLDTYGGYGYYLYNNTSYQVWGPSQNTNYNLRWEKAINFNVGVDFDLFKNSRLTGSLNYYVRTNKDLLGSYAVPNPPNVQGSTFANVGTMQNLGLEIQLNAAVVNKKDFSYNLTFAGATNSNKFVSFSSEAFKGQTYIDVLGMPAPGSPGNAQRLQENTRIGSFYMLRSAGVDETGALLVYKKNGDVIQANKASNDDKQFVGNGLPKFTAGLTNTFKYRKWDLSVFLRGSFGYQIFNTYAFYLGTPATQQNINTLTSAYNGSKYSKLSNTATYSSLSDYFLEPGSFIKVDNITLSYTQPFTSKFLRSARIYATTRNLLTITKFTGGDPDLVQINGLYPGINQRNDNGNIVGTLNYFPSTTQLLLGLQVTF
- a CDS encoding RagB/SusD domain protein (PFAM: RagB/SusD domain protein), which produces MKRSQFFNTIRSASVALLLVMAAGCTNLDEVLSDRITSGNFLQTKEDVIRDFLRPFEHSYWTIQGGSTFMLQEDSSDELMTPNRQGDWFDGGQFQRVHNHTWTPNDGYTNDAWNALYGGVTLATNTLEDLQGITDPAKFNMTQAELDDMIAEVRTLRAWLNLRLLDFYRNIVLVKKVKGESQGGPQASPQEAFSFIEQELKESIPNLPTRQSLGANAIGRWTQGGAAALLVRLYLNAKVYTGTDHFTDCATVCTDILAGKYGQYALESRWDAPFDYTNPTSGETVFGFPGSFGLTHWQYDGGMYFWMLPVNATFYFGFTDFGTANPKYALQPGRDVDSTEYSFALGKPFVKFQKYPDDVRLKTYKNLGNSKREGMFLQGYLPYINSSGKVDTVRSTKGPYPLFFRDQVGMFLGAKPGTKIADKTSNMNNADQNSGITPVKYPYYPSSDLNKISSAYAEIRLAEIYYSLAECKYRAGDKAGAAVLLNTVRARNYPTGSPSLYKPDGSQLTDQEMLDEWGREFLVEGRRRTDLIRWGVFNTGTWWDKQPDADNHTAIFPIGQNVLNVSPQLKQNPGY
- a CDS encoding hypothetical protein (KEGG: dac:Daci_4836 OmpW family protein); translated protein: MKHCVVLIGLFFPLLGLAQITPDRHQLDLLGKGHLHVGLSAGQGYKGSYSTTNVYTPRIQYFLADGWSVALEGRYIQSNSFYSFSYLGAGLSTRYYFLRSGRFALFAQLGAAYGQSKYDKYDPVDPAAYKNGIHNNNWQTSAGLGAHYRLGKRWSLEATAERNWLQSSYLTPDYNRWQTSIGVNYRLK
- a CDS encoding conserved hypothetical protein (KEGG: tgr:Tgr7_1493 hypothetical protein): MSSPDLLSLTYRRLEGAAFRTVFDDLAALRIAVFYDFPYLYEGSMAYEKNYLETYARSERAFLFAVYDGNQMVGATTAIPLPDEAPEVQMPFQKAGYELDTVFYFGESVLLPAYRGLGLGNRFFDEREAHAQKFAQCTMTCFCAVQRPEDHPLRPADYRPLDEFWQKRGYQRDSSLQSEMIWPDRNETVETAKTMIYWTKKQVVKKA
- a CDS encoding conserved hypothetical protein (KEGG: atc:AGR_C_416 hypothetical protein); this translates as MTAFDTVFKYYEAFNRKDWKTMLDLIHPDVRHDSNQGDTRIGKEKFSQFLQHMDDCYNETLTDMVILTEPTGTRIGCEFVVNGVYKKTDGDLPPATGQTYVLPAGSFLEVMDGKITRITTYYNLPHWESLVLGN
- a CDS encoding NUDIX hydrolase (PFAM: NUDIX hydrolase~KEGG: scl:sce2352 hypothetical protein) translates to MTYSDKLISYYKTIANDCVLGVSLDCVIFGFHDTRLKVLLLRWKGTDEWCLPGGFICKTESVDDAAGRVLHERTGLNELFLQQFHLFGEANRYDREDTWQRQKMPMPFSGSWPDRTISMGYYALVDYTKVTPTADFLSDVCGWFDVGELPSLLYDHCRIIHVALQTLRLQLNWQPIGLNLMPEKFTIPELQRLYEAVLGRPLDSRNFHKKITGLSILTRLDERRTGKAHKSPYLYQFDLPNYQRALVNGNLIFV
- a CDS encoding (2Fe-2S)-binding domain protein (PFAM: [2Fe-2S]-binding domain protein; ferredoxin~KEGG: pat:Patl_2511 (2Fe-2S)-binding), coding for MVRSYNIKTFPIYTLSLQVMALVKLTINNQPHTIDVDPEMPLLWAIRDVVGLTGTKFGCGIAQCGACTVHLDGAPIRSCSYPASAAAGHKITTIEGLSKNADHPIQKAWIEHQVPQCGYCQSGQIMSAVALLKQNPKPSDEDIDTAMQGNICRCGTYERIRKAIHSASAEMASAPKMPKSTPKIGKL